The following are encoded together in the Buteo buteo chromosome 2, bButBut1.hap1.1, whole genome shotgun sequence genome:
- the ACTR3B gene encoding actin-related protein 3B isoform X2 — MASYLPPCVIDGGTGYTKLGYAGNTEPQFIIPSCIAIRESAKVGDQAQRRVMKGVDDLDFFIGDEAIDKPTYATKWPIRHGIVEDWDLMERFMEQVIFKYLRAEPEDHYFLMTEPPLNTPENREYLAEIMFESFNIPGLYIAVQAVLALAASWTSRQVGERTLTGIVIDSGDGVTHVIPVAEGYVIGSCIKHIPIAGRDITYFIQQLLREREVGIPPEQSLETAKAIKEKYCYICPDIVKEFAKYDGDPRKWIKQYTGINAINKTKFVIDVGYERFLGPEIFFHPEFANPDFMESISDVVDEVIQNCPIDVRRPLYKNVVLSGGSTMFRDFGRRLQRDLKRVVDARLRLSEELSGGRIKPKPVEVQVITHHMQRYAVWFGGSMLASTSFSKYVTPRKTMKSMALVFVVIILFLESCHNARLMETRSLISCW, encoded by the exons GTATACGAAACTTGGCTATGCAGGAAATACAGAACCTCAGTTCATTATCCCATCAT GTATTGCAATCCGAGAATCAGCCAAAGTAGGTGACCAGGCTCAAAGGAGGGTAATGAAAGGCGTTGATGATCTGGACTTTTTCATAGGAGATGAAGCCATAGATAAACCTACCTATGCTACAAAG TGGCCTATACGACATGGTATTGTTGAAGACTGGGACCTCATGGAGAGATTCATGGAGCAGGTCATTTTTAAATACCTACGAGCTGAACCTGAGGATCACTATTTTTTAATG ACAGAGCCTCCACTGAACACACCAGAAAACAGAGAGTATCTTGCAGAAATCATGTTTGAATCATTTAACATACCAGGACTTTACATTGCTGTTCAG GCAGTGTTGGCCTTAGCTGCCTCTTGGACATCACGGCAAGTTGGAGAACGTACTTTGACTGGGATTGTCATTGATAGTGGTGATGGAGTGACCCATGTAATTCCTGTG GCAGAAGGCTATGTAATTGGAAGTTGCATCAAACATATTCCTATTGCAGGTAGAGATATTACTTACTTTATTCAACAGCTCCTAAGGGAAAGAGAGGTGGGAATTCCTCCTGAACAATCTCTGGAGACAGCAAAAGCCATAAAG GAGAAATACTGTTACATTTGCCCTGACATAGTGAAAGAATTTGCCAAGTACGATGGCGATCCTCGAAAATGGATCAAACAGTATACTGGCATCAATGCAATCAACAAAACCAAGTTTGTTATAGATGTCGGTTATGAAAGGTTCCTCGGacctgaaattttctttcatcctGAG tttgCTAATCCTGATTTTATGGAATCCATTTCGGATGTAGTTGATGAAGTTATACAGAACTGTCCCATTGATGTCCGGCGTCCATTATATAAG AATGTGGTCCTTTCGGGAGGGTCCACAATGTTCAGGGACTTTGGACGGCGACTGCAAAGGGATTTGAAAAGAGTAGTGGATGCGAGATTGCGACTTAGTGAGGAACTCAGTGGTGGTCGGATAAAA CCCAAACCAGTTGAAGTTCAAGTGATAACACATCACATGCAGCGTTACGCAGTTTGGTTTGGTGGTTCCATGCTGGCTTCAACA AGTTTTTCCAAGTATGTCACACCAAGAAAGACTATGAAGAGTATGGCCCTAGTATTTGTCGTCATAATCCTGTTTTTGGAGTCATGTCATAATGCTCGTCTAATGGAAACAAGATCTCTGATATCTTGCTGGTGA
- the ACTR3B gene encoding actin-related protein 3B isoform X1, whose translation MASYLPPCVIDGGTGYTKLGYAGNTEPQFIIPSCIAIRESAKVGDQAQRRVMKGVDDLDFFIGDEAIDKPTYATKWPIRHGIVEDWDLMERFMEQVIFKYLRAEPEDHYFLMTEPPLNTPENREYLAEIMFESFNIPGLYIAVQAVLALAASWTSRQVGERTLTGIVIDSGDGVTHVIPVAEGYVIGSCIKHIPIAGRDITYFIQQLLREREVGIPPEQSLETAKAIKEKYCYICPDIVKEFAKYDGDPRKWIKQYTGINAINKTKFVIDVGYERFLGPEIFFHPEFANPDFMESISDVVDEVIQNCPIDVRRPLYKNVVLSGGSTMFRDFGRRLQRDLKRVVDARLRLSEELSGGRIKPKPVEVQVITHHMQRYAVWFGGSMLASTPEFFQVCHTKKDYEEYGPSICRHNPVFGVMS comes from the exons GTATACGAAACTTGGCTATGCAGGAAATACAGAACCTCAGTTCATTATCCCATCAT GTATTGCAATCCGAGAATCAGCCAAAGTAGGTGACCAGGCTCAAAGGAGGGTAATGAAAGGCGTTGATGATCTGGACTTTTTCATAGGAGATGAAGCCATAGATAAACCTACCTATGCTACAAAG TGGCCTATACGACATGGTATTGTTGAAGACTGGGACCTCATGGAGAGATTCATGGAGCAGGTCATTTTTAAATACCTACGAGCTGAACCTGAGGATCACTATTTTTTAATG ACAGAGCCTCCACTGAACACACCAGAAAACAGAGAGTATCTTGCAGAAATCATGTTTGAATCATTTAACATACCAGGACTTTACATTGCTGTTCAG GCAGTGTTGGCCTTAGCTGCCTCTTGGACATCACGGCAAGTTGGAGAACGTACTTTGACTGGGATTGTCATTGATAGTGGTGATGGAGTGACCCATGTAATTCCTGTG GCAGAAGGCTATGTAATTGGAAGTTGCATCAAACATATTCCTATTGCAGGTAGAGATATTACTTACTTTATTCAACAGCTCCTAAGGGAAAGAGAGGTGGGAATTCCTCCTGAACAATCTCTGGAGACAGCAAAAGCCATAAAG GAGAAATACTGTTACATTTGCCCTGACATAGTGAAAGAATTTGCCAAGTACGATGGCGATCCTCGAAAATGGATCAAACAGTATACTGGCATCAATGCAATCAACAAAACCAAGTTTGTTATAGATGTCGGTTATGAAAGGTTCCTCGGacctgaaattttctttcatcctGAG tttgCTAATCCTGATTTTATGGAATCCATTTCGGATGTAGTTGATGAAGTTATACAGAACTGTCCCATTGATGTCCGGCGTCCATTATATAAG AATGTGGTCCTTTCGGGAGGGTCCACAATGTTCAGGGACTTTGGACGGCGACTGCAAAGGGATTTGAAAAGAGTAGTGGATGCGAGATTGCGACTTAGTGAGGAACTCAGTGGTGGTCGGATAAAA CCCAAACCAGTTGAAGTTCAAGTGATAACACATCACATGCAGCGTTACGCAGTTTGGTTTGGTGGTTCCATGCTGGCTTCAACA cCAGAGTTTTTCCAAGTATGTCACACCAAGAAAGACTATGAAGAGTATGGCCCTAGTATTTGTCGTCATAATCCTGTTTTTGGAGTCATGTCATAA